Proteins encoded within one genomic window of Panicum virgatum strain AP13 chromosome 1N, P.virgatum_v5, whole genome shotgun sequence:
- the LOC120653373 gene encoding uncharacterized protein LOC120653373, with translation MEVDNEREVDEEGGDEPGERKWKPNGILCLLCRLHFPGLVMHAGVLEPAYTWDHYMATPDATDREERNFTTKAAQVVGELWDFYRCEEGYEARANEQAHQACYKLVKDMHYEARVQAVVVYCAEFEKRIVKKTAARDIFLTRDQYLRVPPNWCANKAECWSMMVDKWISEEWARQHTLCRERRLMMPGPAHHQGSLSLGEYKNTWSESHPGQSCNDFTAYAMSHMGRAKSDVAYNPAAPPEAYTNPNIHARINAYTEVGRALHGETWDPTTAPLSGEAIMRAGQGKKHGRYLIANSLVDTASTPSLSQLRASTTDSTPPIRLRPETSVASVHKRQAEMEAKFEEERRCRMEIETKLEQERKLREEQSVMLQSMVTWMQGLGASMNYATPPPPFVLPAQPYFPAGPSDTPNQSWNTSNNPPPDQNSPAAQWPSSSPRPEQ, from the exons ATGGAAGTCGACAATGAAAGGGAAGTTGACGAGGAAGGTGGAGATGAG CCTGGTGAGCGCAAATGGAAGCCCAATGGTATCTTGTGTCTTCTGTGTCGGCTGCACTTCCCCGGGCTCGTGATGCATGCTGGGGTTCTGGAGCCGGCatacacgtgggaccactacatggcCACCCCGGACGCTACTGATCGCGAAGAAAGGAACTTCACCACCAAAGCGGCGCAGGTGGTCGGGGAGTTGTGG gatttctacaggtgcgagGAAGGCTATGAGGCCCGGGCGAACGAGCAGGCTCACCAGGCTTGCTACAAGCtggtgaaggacatgcactacgaggcgCGTGTCCAGGCCGTCGTTGTGTACTGCGCCGAATTCGAGAAGAGGATCGTCAAGAAAACAGCCGCAAGGGACATCTTCCTCACGCGAGACCAGTACTTAAGG GTGCCTCCGAACTGGTGCGCAAACAAGGCCGAGTGCTGGTCTATGATGGTGGACAAGTGGATCAGTGAGGAATGGGCCCGCCAGCACACCTTATGCCGGGAGCGCCGCTTGATGATGCCGGGTCCGGCACATCATCAAG GGAGCCTTAGCCTCGGCGAGTACAAGAATACTTGG TCGGAGTCTCATCCAGGCCAGTCTTGCAACGACTTCACGGCGTACGCCATGTCTCACATGGGCAGGGCAAAGTCGGACGTGGCCTACAACCCAGCGGCTCCACCAGAGGCATACACAAACCCAAACATCCACGCGCGCATCAATGCATACACGGAGGTGGGAAGGGCGCTCCACGGGGAGACTTGGGATCCGACCACCGCGCCACTCTccggagaagccatcatgagggcgggacaagggaagaagcaCGGGCGGTACTTGATCGCCAACAGCTTGGTCGACACGGCGAGTACGCCCAGTCTCTCGCAGCTTAGGGCAAGTACCACCGACTCGACCCCGCCCATACGCCTACggcctgagacttcagtggcTAGCGTGCACAAGAGACAG GCCGAGATGGAGGCAAAgtttgaggaggagaggaggtgccgAATGGAGATCGAGACCAAgctggagcaggagcggaagTTGAGGGAGGAGCAGTCGGTTATGTTGCAGAGCATGGTCACCTGGATGCAAGGACTTGGCGCGTCGATGAACTAtgcgacgccgcctcctcccttcgtcttaccagctcagccttaCTTTCCTGCAGGACCTTCTGACACTCCC AATCAGTCGTGGAACACATCGAACAATCCTCCTCCGGACCagaactcgccggcggcccagTGGCCATCTTCGTCCCCCAGACCTGAGCAGTGA
- the LOC120655375 gene encoding cytochrome c-type biogenesis CcmH-like mitochondrial protein, giving the protein MAAEEDVKQRQIIENRARNISHNVRCTECGSQSIEDSQADVAILLRKLIRDEIKAGKSDKEIYKKLEDEYGETVLYAPKFDLQTAGIWLSPVIVGGIAAGIWAYQKHRQRTNVHIMALNLVRGVPLTPREKETMLEILTPPPPPRKWWWPGQ; this is encoded by the exons ATGGCAGCCGAGGAAGATGTCAAGCAGAGGCAGATCATTGAAAACCGTGCAAGAAATATAAGCCACAATGTTCGATGTACTGAATGTGGTAGCCAATCAATTGAGGATTCACAAGCTGATGTTGCTATTCTCCTTAGAAAG CTCATTCGTGATGAAATAAAAGCAGGAAAGAGTGATAAAGAGATCTACAAGAAACTAGAGGATGAGTATGGAGAGACGGTTTTATATGCCCCTAAGTTTGATCTTCAGACCGCTGGGATATGGCTTTCACCT GTCATTGTGGGTGGTATAGCAGCTGGAATCTGGGCTTACCAAAAGCACAGGCAAAGGACGAATGTTCACATTATGGCTTTGAACCTTGTCCGAGGGGTTCCGCTGACTCCAAGGGAGAAGGAAACCATGCTTGAGATCCTcacaccaccaccgcctccaaGGAAGTGGTGGTGGCCAGGCCAATGA